In Pseudonocardia cypriaca, a single genomic region encodes these proteins:
- a CDS encoding ArsR/SmtB family transcription factor, translated as MHAFDVLGDPVRRRILELLADGEQTSGAVTAVVRAEFGISQPAVSQHLKVLRDSGFASVRAEGTRRLYAVRPEPLQDVDAWLGRFRRIWTPRLAALATEIERGKRERRLRHDDPEE; from the coding sequence GTGCACGCGTTCGACGTCCTCGGCGACCCGGTCCGCCGCCGGATCCTCGAGCTCCTCGCCGACGGCGAGCAGACCTCGGGTGCGGTCACCGCAGTCGTCCGCGCGGAGTTCGGCATCTCCCAGCCCGCTGTGTCGCAGCACCTCAAGGTGCTGCGGGACAGCGGCTTCGCGTCCGTGCGGGCCGAGGGCACCCGCAGGCTCTACGCCGTGCGGCCCGAGCCGCTGCAGGACGTCGACGCGTGGCTGGGGCGCTTCCGCCGGATCTGGACCCCTCGCCTGGCCGCACTGGCCACCGAGATCGAGCGCGGCAAGCGCGAGCGCAGGTTGCGCCACGACGACCCCGAGGAGTGA